In the genome of Phycisphaerae bacterium, one region contains:
- the metH gene encoding methionine synthase, translated as MEHPLLRIMSERVVVLDGAMGTSVYAHDLSVEKDYRGCENCPEVINLSRPDVVEAIHESFIKVGVDAVETNTFGGNKIVLAEFKLEDQTHAINKQAAQIARKVVDRNKKPDRPLFVFGSMGPGTKLPTLGHTTFDVLEDSYAEQARGLLDGGADALIIETCQDILQAKAAVCGATLAMHERSRQVPLIVQVTIETTGTMLVGTEIGAALVALEAYPQISVIGINCATGPQEMSEHIRYLGRYSSRPISVVPNAGLPQLVDGRSHYSLTPAELAKWLREFAVEDGVSIVGGCCGTTPEHLAAVVEAVRGIVPKHRQPIRQPSVSSIYQAVTLRQDNSFLIVGERSNTNGSRKFKDLLVAEDIDGLVEVGREQVREGAHVLDVCVDYVGRDGVPDMDRIVSRYVKDVTVPLMLDSTEWQVLEAGLKRAGGKCIVNSVNLEDGEEKMQKVCPLLKKYGAAVVALTIDEDPVEAMGKTCGRKVEIAQRIHGLLTKKYAIPEEDILFDCLTFPITTGNDADRRLALETLDAIEVLMKEMPRCGTILGLSNVSFGLAPVARAVLNSVFLQEAIARGLTAAIVHASKILPRNKISDERWEAALDLIYDRRRDGRDPLHHFIGLFGEGEKIGEKKTTLADLPLEERLKQRIIDGDRIGIDKDLDEARQRYKPLDIINTFLLDGMKVVGELFGSGKMQLPFVLSSAETMKAAVALLEPHMERVAGQSKGTIVLATVKGDVHDIGKNLVDIILSNNGYTVHNLGIKQPIASIIEAFEKHGADAIGLSGLLVKSTLVMRDDLAVLNERGLTMPVILGGAALTRAYVEQDLRGIYHGPVAYAKDAFEGLALMKRLSEGKPLVEEGKPVISAARKPAVEATMRRPGVARSGVAIDNPIPTPPFWGSRVVERIDLRTVLPFINEKMLFGVQWQYTPGGRKREEYETFIKTEVRPILHTLAKRCADEGILQPQAIYGYWPCNSEGDELVIYAPLPEGTPFTQASSLKPQASEIMRFTFPRQGEPPHWCLADFWRPVASGQIDVVAFSIVTVGGRATEVARQWFEQNLFKDYLHLHGLSVEAAEALAEFIHKQVRMELGISGKDARDIRKLFQQGYQGSRYSFGYPACPNLEAQAKLWPLLEPGRIGLSLSEEYQLDPEQSTSAIIAHHPEARYFAVRGAPADPQIAARIGQS; from the coding sequence GTGGAACATCCGCTGTTAAGAATCATGAGCGAGCGCGTCGTCGTCCTGGATGGGGCGATGGGCACCAGCGTCTATGCGCACGATCTGTCCGTGGAGAAGGACTATCGCGGATGCGAGAATTGTCCGGAGGTCATCAACCTCTCGCGGCCGGATGTCGTCGAGGCGATCCACGAGTCGTTCATCAAAGTCGGCGTCGATGCTGTTGAAACCAATACCTTCGGCGGGAACAAAATCGTCCTCGCGGAGTTCAAGCTCGAAGACCAGACCCACGCGATCAATAAGCAGGCGGCCCAGATCGCCCGGAAGGTGGTCGATCGGAATAAGAAGCCGGATCGGCCGCTGTTTGTCTTTGGGTCGATGGGGCCGGGAACGAAGCTGCCGACGCTGGGGCACACCACCTTCGATGTGCTGGAGGACAGCTACGCCGAACAGGCCCGCGGGCTTTTGGACGGCGGCGCGGATGCCCTCATCATCGAGACATGCCAGGACATCCTTCAGGCCAAGGCCGCGGTGTGCGGGGCGACGCTGGCCATGCACGAACGGTCGCGGCAGGTACCGCTGATCGTCCAGGTGACCATCGAAACGACGGGCACCATGCTTGTCGGAACGGAGATCGGCGCGGCGCTGGTGGCGCTGGAGGCCTATCCGCAGATCAGCGTCATCGGGATCAACTGCGCAACCGGTCCGCAGGAGATGTCCGAGCATATTCGGTATCTCGGGCGGTATTCGTCGCGGCCGATCAGCGTCGTGCCGAACGCGGGCTTGCCGCAACTGGTGGACGGCCGGTCGCACTATTCGTTGACACCGGCGGAATTGGCCAAATGGCTGCGCGAGTTCGCCGTTGAAGATGGCGTGAGCATCGTTGGGGGCTGCTGCGGGACGACGCCAGAGCATCTGGCCGCGGTCGTGGAGGCCGTGCGCGGCATTGTCCCCAAACATCGCCAGCCGATCCGGCAGCCGAGCGTCAGCAGCATCTATCAAGCCGTCACACTGCGCCAGGACAACAGCTTTCTTATCGTCGGCGAGCGCAGCAACACCAACGGCAGCCGCAAGTTTAAAGACCTTCTCGTCGCTGAAGATATCGACGGGCTCGTGGAGGTGGGCCGCGAGCAGGTCCGCGAAGGCGCGCACGTCCTCGACGTTTGCGTGGATTACGTCGGCCGCGACGGCGTCCCGGACATGGACCGCATCGTCTCGCGCTATGTGAAGGACGTGACCGTTCCGTTGATGCTGGATTCGACTGAGTGGCAGGTCCTCGAAGCGGGATTGAAGCGCGCCGGAGGAAAGTGCATCGTCAACTCCGTCAATTTGGAGGACGGCGAGGAGAAGATGCAGAAAGTCTGCCCGCTGCTAAAAAAGTACGGGGCGGCGGTGGTGGCGCTAACGATCGATGAAGACCCGGTCGAAGCGATGGGCAAGACGTGCGGGCGCAAGGTGGAGATCGCCCAGCGGATTCACGGGTTGTTGACGAAAAAATACGCGATTCCTGAAGAGGACATCCTCTTTGACTGCCTGACTTTTCCCATCACGACAGGCAACGATGCCGATCGGCGGCTGGCGCTGGAGACGCTGGACGCGATAGAGGTCTTGATGAAGGAAATGCCCCGGTGCGGGACGATCCTGGGACTGTCCAACGTGAGCTTCGGATTGGCCCCCGTAGCACGGGCGGTGCTGAATTCCGTTTTTCTTCAGGAGGCGATCGCGCGGGGTCTGACGGCGGCGATCGTTCACGCAAGCAAGATCCTCCCGCGGAACAAGATCAGCGACGAGCGCTGGGAGGCGGCGCTCGATTTAATCTACGACCGCAGGCGGGACGGACGCGATCCGCTGCATCACTTCATCGGCCTGTTCGGAGAGGGTGAGAAGATCGGCGAGAAGAAGACCACGCTCGCGGACCTGCCGTTAGAAGAGCGGCTTAAGCAGCGGATCATCGACGGCGACCGGATCGGGATCGACAAAGACCTCGACGAGGCGAGGCAGCGGTACAAGCCGTTGGACATCATCAACACATTCCTGCTCGACGGGATGAAGGTTGTTGGCGAGCTGTTCGGGTCGGGCAAGATGCAGCTCCCGTTCGTGCTCTCGTCGGCTGAGACCATGAAAGCGGCCGTGGCCCTGCTCGAACCGCACATGGAACGCGTCGCCGGGCAGAGCAAGGGGACCATCGTGCTCGCGACGGTCAAGGGCGACGTCCACGACATCGGCAAGAACCTAGTGGACATCATCCTGAGCAACAACGGCTATACGGTCCACAACCTCGGAATCAAGCAGCCGATCGCGAGCATCATTGAGGCGTTTGAGAAACATGGGGCGGATGCGATCGGTCTGTCGGGGCTGCTCGTGAAGTCGACGCTCGTGATGCGCGATGATTTGGCGGTGTTGAACGAGCGGGGGCTGACGATGCCGGTCATCCTCGGCGGTGCGGCGCTGACGCGGGCGTACGTCGAGCAGGACCTACGCGGCATTTATCATGGGCCGGTTGCGTATGCTAAGGATGCGTTTGAGGGGCTCGCGCTGATGAAGCGGCTCTCGGAGGGCAAGCCGCTTGTGGAGGAGGGCAAGCCGGTGATTTCCGCGGCGCGCAAGCCGGCGGTGGAAGCGACAATGCGCCGGCCGGGCGTCGCGCGGAGCGGCGTCGCCATAGACAATCCGATCCCCACGCCGCCGTTCTGGGGTTCGCGCGTCGTGGAACGGATTGATCTGCGGACGGTCCTGCCATTTATCAACGAAAAGATGCTCTTCGGCGTGCAGTGGCAGTACACGCCGGGGGGACGGAAGCGCGAGGAATACGAGACATTCATCAAGACCGAGGTGCGGCCGATCCTGCACACGTTGGCGAAGCGCTGCGCGGACGAAGGAATATTGCAGCCGCAGGCTATCTACGGTTACTGGCCGTGCAACAGTGAGGGTGACGAACTCGTCATCTATGCGCCGCTACCAGAGGGGACACCTTTCACTCAAGCCTCAAGCCTCAAGCCTCAAGCCTCTGAGATCATGCGCTTCACGTTCCCGCGGCAGGGCGAGCCGCCGCACTGGTGCCTGGCGGATTTCTGGCGGCCCGTCGCGAGCGGGCAGATCGACGTCGTCGCGTTTTCTATCGTGACGGTCGGCGGTCGTGCGACGGAGGTGGCCCGGCAGTGGTTTGAGCAGAACCTGTTCAAGGATTACCTGCACCTGCACGGACTGTCCGTCGAGGCGGCGGAGGCGCTAGCGGAGTTCATCCATAAACAGGTGCGCATGGAATTGGGCATTTCCGGCAAAGATGCCCGCGACATCCGCAAGTTGTTTCAACAGGGCTATCAAGGCAGCCGGTATAGCTTCGGTTATCCGGCGTGCCCGAACCTGGAGGCCCAGGCGAAGTTGTGGCCGCTCCTGGAACCGGGGCGGATCGGACTTTCGCTCAGCGAGGAGTACCAACTCGATCCCGAGCAATCGACGAGCGCGATCATCGCGCACCACCCCGAGGCGCGGTACTTCGCAGTCCGCGGCGCGCCGGCCGATCCGCAGATCGCGGCGCGGATTGGCCAATCTTAA
- a CDS encoding GntG family PLP-dependent aldolase yields MKSFPIDLSSDTQTRPTAGMRQAIAQAEVGDEQKREDPSVNRLQEMVAALTGKEAALFLPTGTMCNLIAHAIHCRPGDEIILESTSHPAHFEGGGPAVHSRASLRLIETDSGVFTPAQVEACLRPDDAHFTRSRLVCVENTHNLRGGRVWPLGAIRAVTECARKHGLLLHLDGARLLNAVVASAVSARDYCAPFDSCWIDLSKGLGCPVGAVLAGSREFIAQAWRHKHLFGGAMRQAGIIAAAGVYALEHHVDRLAEDHAKAKQLAEGLAQIKGIQVDVAAVETNIVMFDIGGTGVSRADFLKGLEPHGVRFSPLMQPTRLRAVTHLDIPGDAAEKAVEAVRNVLGGH; encoded by the coding sequence ATGAAGTCCTTTCCCATTGACCTATCGAGTGACACTCAGACCCGGCCGACGGCGGGGATGCGGCAGGCGATTGCGCAGGCAGAGGTGGGGGACGAGCAGAAACGCGAGGACCCAAGCGTCAATCGCTTGCAGGAAATGGTGGCGGCGCTGACGGGCAAGGAGGCGGCCCTGTTCCTGCCGACGGGGACGATGTGCAATCTGATCGCCCACGCGATCCATTGCCGGCCGGGAGACGAGATTATCCTGGAATCGACGAGCCATCCGGCGCATTTTGAGGGCGGCGGGCCGGCTGTGCACAGCCGGGCCTCGCTGCGGCTGATCGAGACGGACAGTGGCGTGTTCACGCCGGCGCAAGTCGAGGCGTGCCTGCGACCGGACGATGCCCACTTTACACGGTCGCGGCTGGTGTGCGTGGAGAACACGCACAATCTCCGTGGTGGGCGGGTGTGGCCGTTGGGGGCGATTAGGGCAGTGACCGAGTGTGCGAGGAAGCATGGGCTATTGCTGCACTTGGATGGGGCGCGGCTGCTCAACGCGGTCGTGGCATCAGCGGTTTCGGCGCGGGACTATTGCGCGCCATTCGACTCGTGCTGGATCGACCTCTCCAAGGGGCTGGGTTGCCCGGTGGGGGCGGTCCTGGCGGGCAGTCGCGAATTCATCGCCCAGGCGTGGAGGCATAAGCACCTCTTCGGCGGGGCGATGCGCCAGGCGGGAATCATCGCCGCGGCGGGCGTGTATGCGCTGGAGCATCATGTCGACCGTCTGGCGGAGGATCATGCGAAGGCGAAGCAGCTCGCGGAAGGCCTCGCGCAGATCAAAGGGATCCAGGTCGACGTCGCCGCGGTGGAGACGAACATCGTCATGTTCGACATCGGCGGAACGGGTGTTAGCCGTGCGGATTTCCTGAAGGGCCTGGAGCCGCACGGCGTGCGCTTCAGCCCGCTGATGCAGCCAACGCGATTGCGGGCGGTGACGCATTTGGATATTCCGGGGGATGCGGCAGAAAAGGCGGTTGAAGCGGTGCGAAATGTCCTCGGCGGTCACTAA